One genomic region from Osmerus eperlanus chromosome 6, fOsmEpe2.1, whole genome shotgun sequence encodes:
- the slc22a15 gene encoding solute carrier family 22 member 15 isoform X2 produces the protein MACQSMLIVLIGAVPEYHFEEGAVSQPEVIQSVKFTEDVDSIVTEWLLIKQQAYKVSLAGSLFFAGVLIGNVLFGPISDRIGRKPVFLTGLFFEVLFGFGSAFAPSYEMFALSRLLVGLMNGGMALVCFVLTQEYVGKSYWAMTGTLSNMTFAVGIALFGLLGYYVRPWRTLATVANAPGVLFFLLCVNLPESPRWLYSQGKTERAEEVLRFIAIRNGSTAKVYLRRCPGAAKMDSNNNSAPSVLNLVTHPILCRRTLVLMYVWYACSLVYYGLTLNASGGSGNRYFTVAMYGLVELPAYPMCMYFINKPWAGRRKTMAAALVLAGVACLCTTFIPEDTGLLLNPTSLALLGKLMVSAAFNIVYVFTSELYPTVIRNAGLGVCSMSCRVGGILAPFVPSMRAVHSSMPFIVFCLSGISAGGLSLLLPETLNKPGAETLDELSSPVYQRILEMQGRLFEESDKKVDK, from the exons ATGGCATGCCAGTCCATGCTAATAGTTTTAATCGGAGCTGTGCCAGAGTACCACTTTGAAGAAGGAGCCGTCAGTCAGCCGGAGGTCATCCAGTCCGTCAAGTTTACAGAGGACGTCGACTCGATTGTCACTGAA TGGTTACTCATCAAGCAGCAGGCCTACAAGGTGAGCCTGGCGGGTTCATTGTTCTTTGCTGGGGTTCTGATTGGAAATGTCCTGTTCGGGCCCATCTCAGATCGGATCGGGAGGAAACCTGTTTTTCTAACGG GTCTGTTTTTCGAGGTGCTCTTTGGCTTTGGCTCAGCCTTTGCTCCCAGCTATGAGATGTTTGCCTTGTCCCGTCTGCTGGTGGGCCTGATGAACGGGGGCATGGCGCTGGTCTGCTTTGTCCTCACCCAGGAGTATGTGGGCAAGTCGTACTGGGCTATGACAG GGACCCTGAGTAACATGACATTTGCGGTGGGTATCGCCCTGTTTGGATTACTGGGCTACTATGTCAGACCATGGCGTACCTTAGCAACAGTGGCCAATGCTCCTGGAGTCTTGttcttcctcctgtgtgt GAACCTTCCCGAGTCTCCTCGCTGGCTGTACTCGCAAGGTAAAACTGAGCGGGCGGAGGAGGTTCTACGTTTCATAGCAATTAGGAATGGAAGCACCGCCAAGGTTTACCTTCGCCGCTGCCCTGGCGCTGCCAAAATGGATAGCAACAACAATTCAGCCCCCAGCGTATTGAACCTAGTCACCCATCCAATCCTTTGCAGGAGGACTTTGGTACTCATGTATGTCTG GTATGCGTGTAGTCTGGTGTACTATGGGCTGACCCTAAACGCCAGTGGTGGCTCAGGTAATCGCTACTTCACTGTGGCCATGTATGGGCTGGTGGAGCTGCCTGCATATCCTATGTGTATGTACTTCATCAACAAGCCATG ggCAGGACGACGGAAAACCATGGCTGCCGCCTTAGTTCTGGCTGGCGTTGCTTGTCTGTGTACCACATTTATACCAGAGGATACAG GATTGCTGCTCAATCCTACCTCTCTAGCCTTGCTGGGGAAACTGATGGTCAGTGCAGCCTTCaacattgtgtatgtgtttacctCTGAGCTGTACCCCACGGTTATCAG GAACGCTGGTCTGGGAGTGTGCTCCATGTCCTGCAGAGTGGGAGGGATCCTGGCACCTTTTGTTCCTtctatg agaGCGGTCCACAGCTCCATGCCCTTCATTGTGTTCTGTCTGAGTGGGATCTCTGCTGGCGGTCTGAGTCTGCTGCTGCCAGAAACCCTCAACAAGCCTGGAGCTGAGACCCTGGATGAGCTGAGCAGCCCCGTCTACCAACGCATCCTAGAGATGCAG GGACGCTTGTTTGAGGAGTCCGACAAGAAGGTGGACAAGTGA
- the LOC134022525 gene encoding early growth response protein 2b-like codes for MTTKIVDKVSPSIGVFFDDIPKSIYPVREGISEQLPEPGSGFKEECDNQINGNEGVNSLFEEDTEELSYDNFTQAAALRTQAVSFTGSFSVDSRSSGVHWNPGDVIDVVSADISTTAPSTGSASPASPTAANIYADTTLRGTMAHVQPDISHMYAPPPSYSCSGEMYQDQSAFMATSTCTMAYQPPSYAAPKSTVDSALLSIMPDYGGFYQQGCQRDIQAFPERKSLPYSLDTLRVPPPLTPLNTIRNFTLAGPATEGPIAAFAQNLPLRPILRPRKYPNRPSKTPVHERPYPCPADSCDRRFSRSDELSRHLRIHTGHKPFQCRICMRSFSRSDHLTTHIRTHTGEKPFTCDHCGRKFARSDERRRHTKIHLRQKDKKSS; via the exons ATGACAACAAAAATCGTTGACAAAGTTTCTCCATCAATCGGTGTATTTTTTGACGATATTCCCAAGAGTATCTACCCAGTGAGAGAGGGTATATCCGAACAATTGCCAGAACCGGGATCTGGGTTCAAAGAGGAATGTGACAACCAGATTAATGGAAATGAAGGGG TTAACAGTTTGTTTGAAGAAGACACAGAAGAACTGTCTTACGACAACTTTACGCAGGCGGCGGCTTTACGCACTCAAGCTGTATCGTTTACTGGCAGTTTCTCCGTCGATTCAAGAAGTTCAGGGGTACACTGGAATCCGGGGGACGTCATTGACGTTGTCAGTGCGGATATTAGTACCACAGCTCCATCCACTGGGTCTGCGTCCCCGGCCTCGCCAACAGCAGCCAACATTTACGCCGACACCACTTTGAGAGGCACCATGGCGCACGTCCAGCCTGATATCAGTCACATGTACGCGCCTCCACCATCTTACTCCTGTAGCGGGGAGATGTACCAGGACCAATCAGCTTTCATGGCAACCTCCACCTGCACCATGGCTTATCAACCCCCATCCTATGCAGCGCCTAAGTCGACAGTTGACAGTGCGTTACTCTCCATTATGCCAGACTATGGTGGATTCTACCAACAGGGCTGTCAGCGGGACATCCAGGCTTTCCCTGAAAGGAAATCACTACCATACTCACTAGACACTCTCCGAGTTCCACCCCCCCTTACACCTCTCAACACAATCAGGAATTTTACCCTTGCTGGACCAGCAACGGAGGGCCCCATAGCTGCTTTTGCTCAAAATCTACCACTGAGACCAATACTGAGACCGAGGAAGTACCCCAACCGACCTAGCAAGACGCCCGTCCACGAGCGACCATACCCCTGTCCAGCAGACAGCTGCGACCGGAGGTTCTCCCGGTCGGATGAACTCAGCAGGCATCTTCGCATCCACACTGGACACAAACCGTTCCAGTGCCGAATATGCATGCGCAGCTTCAGCCGGAGCGatcatctcactactcacatcCGCACGCACACAGGGGAAAAACCCTTCACGTGCGATCACTGTGGAAGAAAGTTTGCCAGGAGTGATGAGAGAAGAAGGCACACTAAAATCCAcctgagacagaaagacaaaaagTCGTCATAA
- the adob gene encoding 2-aminoethanethiol (cysteamine) dioxygenase b: MMPRDNMTCLVKKIARQALVTFRNPFAVGEANKAFLENQTKLKTLMTEVRAEDLKLVARKVDSSLISPPHSPPVTYMHICETDTFSMGVFLLKSGASIPLHDHPGMHGMLKVMYGKVRITCFDRVDKHPTATSSSDTPFSPPFQKGALRLSVLRSTGEYTEESEPCMLSPDRDNLHQIDAVDGPTAFLDILAPPYDPDDERDCHYYKVLDPVVDTEAKKTESQNQKEVWLMEISQPADFWCGGEPYPGPEVSI, encoded by the coding sequence ATGATGCCCAGAGACAACATGACCTGCCTCGTCAAGAAAATTGCCCGACAGGCGCTTGTTACGTTTAGAAATCCGTTTGCTGTGGGGGAGGCGAATAAAGCTTTCCTGGAAAACCAAACTAAACTGAAGACTCTCATGACTGAAGTTAGAGCTGAGGATCTGAAACTCGTTGCGAGAAAAGTTGACAGCTCCCTGATATCTCCACCACATAGCCCACCGgtcacatacatgcacatatgTGAAACGGACACCTTTAGCATGGGAGTGTTTCTACTAAAGAGCGGCGCTTCCATACCGCTACATGACCACCCGGGGATGCATGGCATGTTGAAAGTTATGTACGGCAAGGTCAGGATCACCTGCTTCGATAGGGTGGACAAACATCCAACAGCGACCAGCAGCAGTGACACGCCTTTCAGCCCACCGTTCCAGAAAGGGGCACTGAGGCTTTCCGTGCTGAGGTCGACAGGAGAGTACACTGAGGAGAGCGAACCGTGTATGTTGAGTCCTGACAGGGACAACCTTCACCAAATCGACGCCGTGGATGGACCAACTGCTTTCCTCGACATCCTGGCACCCCCATATGACCCAGACGATGAGAGGGACTGTCATTACTACAAAGTTCTTGACCCAGTGGTGGACACCGAGGCCAAAAAGACAGAATCACAAAACCAGAAAGAAGTGTGGCTGATGGAGATATCCCAGCCTGCAGACTTCTGGTGTGGAGGGGAACCCTATCCAGGACCTGAGGTCTCCATCTGA
- the znf365 gene encoding protein ZNF365 gives MQQNLCSRGTLSSFFPDNRQACGGASVTPVLPFRCPRCGEQERFRSLASLRAHLEYSHSYHSPQELSLPLPARRGHPLSHKALHVRSLSDTRDASVTGSERRRTQSVGTQADEEAQAEDEDQEEHTSRTSELPFIKSRSTSPDHYVHFPTPPLAPDPICQPQGMTPGQSFCGGEVSVRRRLVSVLRAADSSMQRRLTRVSTELAQTDTELLCERAHSQHLAQERQEVLAREQALSRQVDVAVMVIATLREQLNASEDELEKREQEVLTIQRFLEAAAQQEQCGKVRIQHFIENLLQRIALAERLLEYYQSSTSTSHSNHYMEHQTGENRAHRISKSRPGGGQLSSSCPQDGRINSTQLGRSFPQPSRERLAQSSGHCRLGNSRDQFWRPHRRPAGYEA, from the exons ATGCAGCAAAACCTATGTTCCAGAGGGACATTGTCCTCCTTCTTCCCGGACAACAGGCAGGCCTGTGGGGGAGCCTCGGTGACCCCAGTGCTCCCGTTCAGGTGCCCACGGtgtggagagcaggagaggtttCGAAGCCTGGCCTCCCTCCGAGCTCATCTGGAGTACAGCCACTCTTACCATTCCCCTCAAGAACtgagtctccccctccctgcacgCAGGGGGCATCCTCTCTCCCACAAGGCCTTGCATGTGCGCTCCCTGAGTGACACCAGAGACGCTAGTGTCACGGGTTCTGAGAGGCGCCGCACGCAGAGTGTTGGCACGCAGGCGGATGAAGAAGCCCAAGCTGAGGATGAGGATCAAGAGGAGCACACAAGCAGGACCTCGGAACTTCCATTCATCAAGTCAAGATCCACTAGTCCAGATCACTATGTCCActtccccacacctcccctTGCTCCAGACCCAATCTGCCAGCCACAGGGCATGACCCCAGGGCAGAGCTTCTGTGGTGGGGAGGTGTCGGTGCGCCGGAGGCTGGTCAGTGTGTTGCGGGCTGCAGATAGCTCCATGCAGAGGAGGCTGACCCGGGTTAGCACCGAGCTAGCCCAGACGGACACAGAGCTGCTGTGTGAGCGAGCCCACTCCCAGCACCTGGcccaggagaggcaggaagtgTTGGCACGGGAACAGGCGCTGAGCAGACAGGTGGATGTGGCTGTCATGGTGATAGCCACCCTCAGAGAACAGCTCAACGCGTCCGAGGACGAGCTGGAGAAGAGGGAGCA AGAGGTTCTCACCATCCAGAGGTTCCTGGAGGCTGCAGCACAGCAGGAGCAGTGTGGAAAAGTCCGGATCCAGCACTTCATTGAGAACCTGCTGCAGCGCATCGCTCTGGCTGAGAGACTACTGGAGTACTACCAGAGCTCCACCAGCACCTCACATAGCAACCACTACATG GAGCACCAGACAGGTGAAAACAGAGCTCATAGAATCAGCAAAAGCAG gccaggaggaggtCAGCTGTCATCTTCATGTCCCCAGGACGGCAGAATAAACTCCACCCAGCTGGGACGCTCCTTTCCTCAACCTTCAAGAGAAAGACTGGCCCAGTCTTCAGGCCACTGCAGGCTTGGCAACAGCAGAGACCAGTTCTGGAGGCCGCACCGCAGACCAGCAGGCTATGAGGCCTAG
- the slc22a15 gene encoding solute carrier family 22 member 15 isoform X1, with the protein MDLEEAYGVVGEFGSYQKQTVAVLVLLQVYMACQSMLIVLIGAVPEYHFEEGAVSQPEVIQSVKFTEDVDSIVTEWLLIKQQAYKVSLAGSLFFAGVLIGNVLFGPISDRIGRKPVFLTGLFFEVLFGFGSAFAPSYEMFALSRLLVGLMNGGMALVCFVLTQEYVGKSYWAMTGTLSNMTFAVGIALFGLLGYYVRPWRTLATVANAPGVLFFLLCVNLPESPRWLYSQGKTERAEEVLRFIAIRNGSTAKVYLRRCPGAAKMDSNNNSAPSVLNLVTHPILCRRTLVLMYVWYACSLVYYGLTLNASGGSGNRYFTVAMYGLVELPAYPMCMYFINKPWAGRRKTMAAALVLAGVACLCTTFIPEDTGLLLNPTSLALLGKLMVSAAFNIVYVFTSELYPTVIRNAGLGVCSMSCRVGGILAPFVPSMRAVHSSMPFIVFCLSGISAGGLSLLLPETLNKPGAETLDELSSPVYQRILEMQGRLFEESDKKVDK; encoded by the exons ATGGATTTAGAGGAGGCATATGGAGTTGTAGGCGAATTCGGATCGTATCAGAAGCAGACGGTGGCAGTTCTTGTATTGCTACAG GTTTACATGGCATGCCAGTCCATGCTAATAGTTTTAATCGGAGCTGTGCCAGAGTACCACTTTGAAGAAGGAGCCGTCAGTCAGCCGGAGGTCATCCAGTCCGTCAAGTTTACAGAGGACGTCGACTCGATTGTCACTGAA TGGTTACTCATCAAGCAGCAGGCCTACAAGGTGAGCCTGGCGGGTTCATTGTTCTTTGCTGGGGTTCTGATTGGAAATGTCCTGTTCGGGCCCATCTCAGATCGGATCGGGAGGAAACCTGTTTTTCTAACGG GTCTGTTTTTCGAGGTGCTCTTTGGCTTTGGCTCAGCCTTTGCTCCCAGCTATGAGATGTTTGCCTTGTCCCGTCTGCTGGTGGGCCTGATGAACGGGGGCATGGCGCTGGTCTGCTTTGTCCTCACCCAGGAGTATGTGGGCAAGTCGTACTGGGCTATGACAG GGACCCTGAGTAACATGACATTTGCGGTGGGTATCGCCCTGTTTGGATTACTGGGCTACTATGTCAGACCATGGCGTACCTTAGCAACAGTGGCCAATGCTCCTGGAGTCTTGttcttcctcctgtgtgt GAACCTTCCCGAGTCTCCTCGCTGGCTGTACTCGCAAGGTAAAACTGAGCGGGCGGAGGAGGTTCTACGTTTCATAGCAATTAGGAATGGAAGCACCGCCAAGGTTTACCTTCGCCGCTGCCCTGGCGCTGCCAAAATGGATAGCAACAACAATTCAGCCCCCAGCGTATTGAACCTAGTCACCCATCCAATCCTTTGCAGGAGGACTTTGGTACTCATGTATGTCTG GTATGCGTGTAGTCTGGTGTACTATGGGCTGACCCTAAACGCCAGTGGTGGCTCAGGTAATCGCTACTTCACTGTGGCCATGTATGGGCTGGTGGAGCTGCCTGCATATCCTATGTGTATGTACTTCATCAACAAGCCATG ggCAGGACGACGGAAAACCATGGCTGCCGCCTTAGTTCTGGCTGGCGTTGCTTGTCTGTGTACCACATTTATACCAGAGGATACAG GATTGCTGCTCAATCCTACCTCTCTAGCCTTGCTGGGGAAACTGATGGTCAGTGCAGCCTTCaacattgtgtatgtgtttacctCTGAGCTGTACCCCACGGTTATCAG GAACGCTGGTCTGGGAGTGTGCTCCATGTCCTGCAGAGTGGGAGGGATCCTGGCACCTTTTGTTCCTtctatg agaGCGGTCCACAGCTCCATGCCCTTCATTGTGTTCTGTCTGAGTGGGATCTCTGCTGGCGGTCTGAGTCTGCTGCTGCCAGAAACCCTCAACAAGCCTGGAGCTGAGACCCTGGATGAGCTGAGCAGCCCCGTCTACCAACGCATCCTAGAGATGCAG GGACGCTTGTTTGAGGAGTCCGACAAGAAGGTGGACAAGTGA
- the kif11 gene encoding kinesin-like protein KIF11 produces the protein MSSHNSFNQIKRDEKGRNIQVVVRCRPFNTAERKTAHGVIDCDPNRKEILVRTGGVNDKAARKTYTFDMVFGQAAKQIEVYRSVVFPILDEVIMGYNCTVFAYGQTGTGKTFTMEGERSPNEEFTWEEDPLAGIIPRTLHQIFEKLTSNGTEFSVKVSLLEIYNEELFDLLSPSTDVNERLQLFDDPRNKRGVIIKGLEEITVHNKNEVYQILERGSAKRKTASTLMNAYSSRSHSVFSVTIHMKEITLDGEELVKIGKLNLVDLAGSENIGRSGAVDKRAREAGNINQSLLTLGRVITALVEKRPHVPYRESKLTRILQDSLGGRTKTSIIATVSPASINMEETLSTLEYANRAKNIMNKPEVNQKLTKRTLIKEYTEEIERLKRDLAATRDKNGVYLSAENYENMSSQISGQEEQITEYNDRISSMEEELRRITELFVDNKSKLDQCSDELDEKNQRLEETHKNLQQTQAKLSQEEFISSNLASTQEQLYSTAGQLLSTVDVSTSDVSGLHAKLDRKKQVEQHNNDIQMSFSQRMELMFSQMQHSLQDQGSRHQDMLDHCTGSVESLLAVNDKTFKSAMATVASSLGGIRELVVEGVAKVQSKMAEQESVCLQSRDSLQLLLEEHKQEMEEVLVAQVLPGLSAIMAMNDSLKTSMESHRTLATQMEAMKKEMSVFFSGHAGELAVLRETTTQGLGSLQAEHNSLKERISQADHKHQTGMSQVIHCLQNQLNLLAMETTSDYAGLMTATDALQGPVQTLQNTLTSQCSAAESQVSAQRDQLASTTSSLVSQLQQTAQEVQQTLEESSGYCGHLHSSLGGLGERSLQWCSSTREQAQSQAQEQLTLLKDNTVSTHTLLESVETGCEAHLQEVQGQLQQQQAEVVQGLVAMKQRTSTDHSALEDHQRELQAHMDGALARVHTFLAEELRQDVPTGTTPQRKEYKYPRVLAKSRSRAELLESLRQEQDELQAALAQCDTVEEEEQQQDQDSLEDQVNGYSDSTIECTYVDENLMCDENHRGPFFKKTKAHKKEIKALSRLKSAENETQATPPRSMLPLRSQN, from the exons ATGTCTTCGCACAACTCTTTCAATCAAATTAAAAGAGATGAGAAAGGGAGAAACATTCAAGTCGTTGTGAGATGCAG ACCTTTTAATACGGCTGAACGCAAGACTGCCCATGGCGTCATCGACTGTGATCCTAACAGAAAGGAAATATTAGTGCGAACTGGAGGGGTCAACGACAAAGCAGCACGAAAAACGTATACATTTGACATG GTTTTTGGACAAGCTGCCAAGCAGATAGAGGTGTACAGGAGTGTTGTGTTCCCCATCTTGGATGAGGTGATCATGGGATACAACTGTACAGTTTTTGC ATATGGACAGACAGGTACTGGGAAGACATTTACCATGGAAGGAGAAAGATCTCCCAATGAGGAGTTTACCTGGGAAGAG GACCCTCTGGCTGGAATCATTCCCCGAACTCTGCATCAGATATTTGAGAAGCTCACATCAAACGGGACAGAGTTCTCAGTAAAGGTCTCTTTGCTGGAGATCTACAACGAGGAGCTGTTTGATTTGCTCAGCCCGTCCACAGATGTCAACGAGCGTCTCCAGCTGTTCGACGATCCTCGAAACAAA CGCGGGGTAATCATCAAGGGCCTGGAGGAGATCACGGTTCACAACAAGAACGAGGTGTACCAGATTCTGGAGCGAGGTTCAGCCAAGAGGAAGACCGCTTCCACACTGATGAATGCATACTCCAG CCGCTCTCACTCAGTGTTCTCCGTCACAATCCACATGAAGGAGATCACCCTGGACGGAGAGGAACTGGTCAAGATCGGAAAACTCAACCTT GTGGACCTGGCAGGCAGTGAAAACATTGGCCGTTCGGGGGCTGTGGACAAGCGTGCCCGTGAGGCGGGCAACATCAACCAGTCCCTGCTGACCCTCGGGAGGGTGATCACGGCCCTGGTGGAGAAGAGGCCCCACGTCCCCTACCGGGAGTCCAAGCTCACCCGCATTCTGCAAGACTCTCTTGGCGGGCGCACCAAGACCTCCATCATCgccactgtctctcctgcttCCATCAACATGGAG GAAACCCTAAGTACTCTGGAGTATGCCAACCGGGCCAAGAACATCATGAACAAGCCTGAGGTTAACCAGAAGCTGACCAAGAGGACTCTGATCAAG GAGTACACTGAAGAGATTGAGCGCCTGAAGCGTGACCTGGCTGCCACACGAGACAAGAACGGAGTTTACCTCTCAGCTGAGAACTACGA GAACATGAGCAGCCAGATATCTgggcaggaggagcagatcACAGAGTACAATGATAGGATATCATCCATGGAGGAAGAACTGAGGAGG ATTACTGAGTTGTTTGTGGACAATAAGAGTAAGCTGGACCAGTGCAGCGATGAGCTAGATGAGAAGAACCAACGCTTGGAAGAGACCCACAAGAACTTGCAGCAGACCCAGGCTAAGCTTAGCCAGGAGGAATTCATCTCCTCAAATCTGGCCTCTACACAAGAGCAGCTGTACTCCACTGCTGGCCAG CTGCTGTCGACGGTGGACGTCAGCACCAGCGATGTGTCGGGCCTGCATGCCAAGCTGGACAGGAAGAAGCAGGTGGAGCAACACAACAACGACATCCAGATGAGCTTCTCCCAGCGCATGGAGCTCATGTTCAGCCAAATGCAGCACTCGCTCCAGGACCAGGGCTCCAGGCACCAGGACATGCTGGACCACTGCACAGGCTCCGTTG AGAGTCTCTTGGCAGTAAACGACAAGACCTTTAAGAGTGCCATGGCAACAGTGGCCTCCTCCCTGGGTGGGATTAGGGAGCTCGTGGTGGAGGGTGTGGCCAAGGTCCAATCCAAGATGGCGGAGCAGGAGAGCGTGTGCTTGCAGAGCAGGGACTCTCTGCAGCTCCTCCTG GAAGAGCAcaagcaggagatggaggaggtgctggtggCCCAGGTGCTCCCAGGCCTGTCTGCCATCATGGCCATGAACGATAGTCTGAAGACCAGCATGGAGAGTCACCGCACCCTCGCTACCCAG ATGGAGGCGATGAAGAAGGAGATGAGCGTGTTCTTCAGCGGCCATGCTGGAGAGCTGGCCGTGCTGAGGGAGACCACCACCCAGGGCCTGGGCTCGCTGCAGGCGGAACACAACAGCCTGAAGGAACGGATCAGCCAGGCGGACCACAAGCACCAAACG GGCATGTCCCAGGTGATCCACTGTTTGCAGAATCAGCTGAACCTGCTCGCCATGGAAACCACGAGTGACTATGCAGGACTGATGACTGCCACTGATGCCCTGCAAGGCCCAGTCCAAACCCTGCAGAACACACTCACCAG TCAGTGCAGCGCTGCTGAGAGCCAGGTCTCGGCCCAGCGAGATCAGCtggcctccaccacctcctccctggtGAGCCAGCTGCAGCAGACGGCGCAGGAGGTGCAGCAGACTCTGGAGGAGAGCTCTGGCTACTGCGGCCACCTCCACAGCTCcctgggaggcctgggggagaggagccTCCAGTGGTGCTCCAGCACCAGGGAGCAGGCCCAGAGCCAAGCCCAGGAGCAGCTCACCTTGCTGAAGGACAACACGGTCTCCACGCACACCCTGCTGGAG AGTGTGGAGACAGGCTGTGAGGCCCACCTCCAGGAGGTTCAGgggcagctgcagcagcagcaggctgagGTGGTTCAGGGTCTGGTGGCCATGAAGCAGCGGACCTCCACGGACCACAGTGCCCTGGAGGACCACCAGAGGGAGCTGCAGGCCCACATGGATGGCGCCTTGGCCCGTGTCCACACCTTCCTAGCAGAGGAGCTCCGACAGGATGTCCCCACCG gaacGACCCCCCAGAGGAAGGAGTACAAGTACCCGCGCGTCCTGGCCAAGTCGCGGAGCCGGGCTGAGCTGCTGGAGAGCCTCCGTCAGGAGCAGGACGAGCTGCAGGCAGCCCTGGCCCAGTGTGAcaccgtggaggaggaggagcaacaGCAGGACCAG GACTCGCTCGAGGACCAAGTAAATGGATACAGCGACAGCACCATCGAGTGCACCTATGTCGATGAGAACCTCATGTGTGATGAGAACCACAGGGGGCCTTTCTTTAAG AAAACAAAGGCCCACAAGAAGGAAATCAAGGCCCTCAGTCGCCTCAAATCGGCAGAAAATGAAACTCAGGCAACACCACCTCGATCCATGTTACCTCTCAGGAGTCAGAACTAA